The Zingiber officinale cultivar Zhangliang chromosome 9A, Zo_v1.1, whole genome shotgun sequence genome window below encodes:
- the LOC122019382 gene encoding flap endonuclease 1-like, protein HLQGMFNQIIRLLEAGIEPVYVFDGQPPELKKQELAKRYLKRKDATNDLNITIEIGDLEGIEKYSKRTVKVTKQHNEDCKRLLRLLGVPNIEAPCEAEAQCVALCKSDKVFAIASENMDTLTFGVPRFLHHLIDPSSKKISVMEFDVSKVLEELRLTMDQFIDLRILSGCDYCDNIKGGVIREA, encoded by the exons CATTTGCAAGGGATGTTCAATCAAATTATCAGATTATTAGAAGCAGGTATCGAGCCAGT ATATGTATTTGACGGTCAACCTCCAGAGTTGAAGAAACAAGAACTTGCCAAAAG ataTTTAAAGAGGAAAGATGCAACTAACGATCTGAATATAACAATTGAG ATTGGTGATTTGGAGGGAATTGAAAAGTACAGCAAAAGGACTGTCAAG GTAACCAAGCAACATAATGAAGATTGTAAACGTCTCTTAAGACTACTGGGTGTGCCTAATATTGAG GCACCCTGTGAAGCAGAAGCTCAATGCGTAGCTCTTTGCAAAAGTGACAAG GTGTTTGCAATTGCCTCAGAAAACATGGATACTTTAACTTTTGGGGTACCaaggtttctccatcatttaatAGATCCTAGTTCCAAAAAAATCTCTGTGATGGAATTTGACGTTTCAAAG gtTCTTGAAGAGCTAAGACTCACTATGGATCAGTTCATTGATTTGCGTATTCTCTCTGGATGTGATTATTGTGATAACATTAAAG GTGGGgtaattcgtgaggcttga